Below is a window of 'Nostoc azollae' 0708 DNA.
GCCTGTACGGAAACGACGTTGGTCTACGTGTTCTGTACCAATTTTGTAACCTTGATTCAGTAGATAACGTACCTGATCTACTATTTCTGCACCCAATTTGCTTGCCACTTCACTGCTCCTTTCCAATTCGTCAACAATAATACTTGTATAAGATCTATCACCAGACAGATTAAGCTCGTCCCGAATCGGGGCAATACACTTAATATCCTCTACACAGCGATAACCAGCCCGCAAAGCCTGATTTATCCCCACAACGTGGTGAGCGAATTGCTGATCCTGAGCTTGTACATCTGGCAATCGGTCAGCTTGCTGCTGCATAGTAATTATCGACCCAGATGCTACGTATTTACCTGGTGGAATTTCTACATCTTGGATTAGAGCGTGCATCATCACGATGCAACCAGCCCCTACCCTGGCATTAAATACTGTAGACCTAAAGCCAATAAAGCAACTTTCCCCTACATAAGCTGGCCCATGAATCAGCGCCATGTGGGTAATAGAAGCATCTTTACCAACCCATACCGAGTAGTTTTTGCCATCATCACCAATTACTCGGCCTTGCTCCAACCCATGAATTACTACACCATCTTGAATATTAGTATTTTCACCAATAAAAAAAGGTGTTCCTTCATCTGCTCTAATCGAAGTTCCTGGAGCAATAATAACATTTTGACCCAGGTGTACATCCCCAATTAAATTACAAGAAGAATGTACAAATGCGGTTTGATGGATATCGGGTTCAGCTAAACTCCTTGACCACGGGGTTGGGGGTGCCGCCGTGCTGCGGACTACCATTGTGAGATTCCTCCTGAAATAAGCTTTTTGTCAGTAGTCGGTCGCTACACTTCAATTCAAAATTCAAAATTCAAAATTTATTTCTTCTTTTTGAATTTTTAATTTTGAATTCCCCTTCAGGGGTGACTATCTATATTGGTCTTTTTTGCTGTAAATGAGACGATCTTCTACGTAAATAGAATCAATGATCGCCACGACGGCGGCATCTACTGGTCGTTGTTTATTGCCAGGAACTTCACGAGCGGCACTACCACAACTTACAAGTACCCACTCATCTATACCTGCTCCTACGCTATTATCTGCTGCTACCTCATATTTAGGTAGGAGATTGCCGTTCTCATCTACTAACTGCAACATCAGCAGTTTTACACCTCTAAGAGTAGGATCTTGTATAGTGCTAACTACCGTGCCACGCACTTTGGCAATTTGCATCTAACTACGGTCTTCTACCGAAAGGACGAATGGCGTTAACTCCTTCCCGGAATTGTTCTACATCTTCTGTATACCGAATAGGTAGGACATATTCTAAGTTTTCATGAGGACGAGCGATGATGTGAGTAGACAGCACCTGTCCACCATTGACGCGCTTCACGTTGTCCACTCCAGCTGCTACTGATGCTTGAACTTCGGAAACGTCTCCCCGCACAATTACTGTTACTCGACCGCTACCAATTTTTTCGTATCCTACTAAGGTAACGCGAGCTGCCTTTACCATTGCATCAGCAGCTTCTACTACGGCTGGAAAGCCCAAAGTTTCAACCATTCCTACTGCGATCGACATTATTTTAATCCTTTAATCAAGTTAATGGTTTGTGCTACAGGACGCGAACAAACCGGGAAATCATTTGCACTCAAGCAAGCAACCCCGTTCATTACTTTGTGTCAACAGTTTTTAAGTTCGGAACTGTTCTACTGCTTCTGTATACCGAATAGGTAGGACATATTCTAGGTTTTCGTGAGGACGGGCAATAATGTGAGTAGACAACACTTCTCCACCGTTTACTCTTCTAGCTGCTTCGATACCAGCCGCTACTGAAGCTTGAACTTCAGATACATCACCCCGGACGATCACAGTCACACGGGCGCTGCCAATTTTCTCATATCCTACTAAGGTAACACGGGCTGCTTTCACCATAGCATCAGCAGCTTCTACTACTGCTGGAAAGCCTTTAGTCTCAATCATTCCAACTGCAATTGGCATCGCAGAACTCCTAAAAATTTAATCCAATCTGTACTATGCGTGGAAAATTTTGACGGGGATGCTGATCTTGAGTGAAGAAAACACTTCTAAAATTAAGGATATGAAACCTTGGCATCCCTGGCAACATAAATTACTATAATAGTTTGTAATAAAAAAGTTTTAGAAAACTTAACAAAACTTAATATGCCCCTGGAATCTATTAAAGTTTACGGATTCCTAGAGCAGCCGCTTATGCTTTATAATTTCTTTATCACATTTCCAAAATAACATTCATAACTGGGTCTAATCCTATCTGGTGATGGTCAATCACAGGCTGTATATTCTACTGTCTCTGACTTTCTTCAAGTTTTGCTATTTAGACATAGATTTAAGTGAACGATATATAAGTTTGTCAAATATATCATATAAACTTCTTTACTCAGAGTAGAAATACAAATTCGTAGCCAGAGGACTTATGAAGACAAGTAAATGCTTTTAAATATTTACAGTCATATTTTATTAGCATTTAATACGGGATGTTCAGGTAAAAATGCTGGTTAAGTTTTCTTGAAAAAATAGTTAAAAAAACTTGATTTTTCCCAGATTAACTTTTTTTAAGCGAATGATGTTTTTAATGTTGTTTGAGAACCTATAGGCTGAGTCATCAAGGAAAATTTCAAATGCATGAGTTTCTATTTTTCACAAGTTGGTTTGTACCTTTTTATAGCTTATTAGGTGCAATTTTAACCTTGCCTTGGAGCATAGGAATAATTCAACGAACAGGACCAAGACCTGCGGCATACTTGAATTCACTGACGACTTTGGTAGCTTTTTTCCATAGCTTATTTGTATTTCAAGATATTTGGAATAGAGATCCAGAAATTTTAGTAATTACTTGGTTTCAATCTGGGGACTTTAACTTAACCTTTGCCTTAGAACTCTCGCCAGTTAGTATTGGGGCAATAGTGCTAATTACAGGATTAAGTCTGTTAGCCCAAATTTATGCCCTGGGTTACATGGAAAAAGATTGGTCGTTAGCAAGGTTTTTTGGGTTGCTGGGATTTTTTGAAGCAGCTTTGACTGGTCTAGCGATTAGTGATTCTTTGTTCCTAAGTTATGCGTTGTTGGAAGTTCTCACCCTTTCTACTTACTTGCTCGTGGGTTTTTGGTATGCCCAACCATTGGTAGTAACGGCAGCGCGAGATGCGTTTTTAACCAAGCGGGTGGGAGATTTGCTCTTGTTGATGGGGGTAGTAGTCCTTTCAACTCAAGCTGGTAGTTTGAACTATTCCGATTTGTACGAGTGGGTGCAAACTGCTGACTTAAACCCATTTACATCAACATTACTGGGTATAGCATTGATTGCTGGTCCTGCTGGTAAATGCGCCCAATTTCCCTTGCATTTATGGTTAGATGAAGCAATGGAAGGGCCAAATCCGGCTTCAGTAATGCGAAACTCTTTGGTAGTCGGTAGTGGTGCTTATGTATTGTACAAGATTCAACCATTGTTAGCACTCTCACCAGTAGCGCTGAATGCTTTAGTTGTGATGGGAACTGTAACTGCTCTGGGGGCAACATTAGTATCAATCGCCCAAATTGATATTAAACGCGCTCTATCCCACTCTACAAGTGCCTATATGGGATTGGTATTTTTAGCAGTGGGCTTGCAACAAGGTGGTGTGGCTTTGATGTTGCTGTTAACTCATGCGATCGCAAAAGCATTATTATTCATGAGTTCTGGATCTATAATATACACTACCCAAAGTCAAGACTTGACAGAAATGGGGGGTTTATGGTCACGGATGCCAGCAACTACTACTGCTTTTGTCGTCGGTTCAGCAGGAATGGTGACATTGTTACCACTGGGTAGCTTTTGGGCAATGTTGGCTTGGGCTGATGGCTTAGTGAAAGTTAGTCCTTGGGTAATTGTAGTTTTACTGTTAGTTAATGGCTTGACAGCATTGAATTTAACCAGAGTCTTCCGATTGATATTCTGGGGTAACCCGCAACAAAAGACCCGCCGCGCTCCCGAAGTTGGTTGGCAAATGGCTTTCCCAATGGTGACTTTGACCATATTAACCCTATTGTTACCACTGATGCTACAGCAATGGTACTTACTACCTGATTGGGAAAGTATTGATTGGTACATTACATTATCTTTATTCACCTCTACTGTTTTAGGAGTAAGTATTGGCTCAAAAATTTACCTACATAAAGGTTGGTCAAGATCCACAATTCTGGGATGGAGATTTGTTCAAGATTTACTAGGTTATGATTTTTATATTGACCGAGTTTATCGGCTGACGATAGTTAGTGCAGTAGCATTGTTGTCCAAGATTTCCTCTTGGTGTGATCGCTATTTAGTAGATGGGATAGTGAACTTAGTCGGCTTTGCTGCCATTTTTGGTGGACAAAGTTTAAAGTACAGTATTTCCGGTCAATCTCAGGGCTATATGTTGACTATCCTCGTCGTAATTAGCGTTCTTGGGTTCTTCATTAGCTGGTCATTGGGTTTACTTGACAAATTGCCCTTTTAGGCAGCAGTTAACTGATAACTGATAACTGATAACTGATAACTGATAACTGATAACTGATAACTGATAACTGATAACTGATAACTGATAACTGATAACTGATAACTGATTATGATGCTGAGTACATTGATTTTGCTACCTTTGCTGGGTGCAGCTTTAATCGGTTTTTATCCTTCTGCGATCAGTGGGAAACTAGCCCGTGGAGTAGCGTTGGCTTTCGCTGTCATAATTTTCTTATGGACAGTGTTCCTAACAATTGAGTTTGATCCAGGGGAAGTTGGACAACAGTTTGCTGAGTCTTTGCCCTGGATAGATGCTTTAGGCTTGAACTATAATCTAGGCATAGATGGTTTATCCTTGCCATTGCTGCTTTTAAATGGAGTTTTAACTTGTATTGCCATCTACAGTGGCGATGAATCTATTCAGCGTCCTAGATTTTATTATTCCTTAGTGCTGCTGTTAAGCGCAGGAGTGATAGGAGCATTTTTAGCACAGGATTTATTGTTATTCTTCCTATTCTACGAATTAGAATTGATACCTTTGTATTTGCTAATTGCAATTTGGGGTGGTGCAAAACGGGGTTATGCAGCCACAAAGTTTCTGATTTACACCTCTGTATCGGGAATCTTGATTTTAGCCAGTTTCTTAGGTATGGTTTGGTTGAGTGATTCGCCCAGTTTTGGACTAGCAACCTTAAATACCCACACTTTACCTTTAGGGACACAAATATTATTACTGGTGGGAATTTTGGTAGGTTTTGGAATTAAAATTCCTCTTGTTCCCTTCCATACTTGGTTGCCAGATGCCCACGTTGAAGCTTCCACACCCATTTCTGTACTATTAGCTGGGATATTGTTGAAATTAGGCACTTATGGTTTGTTGCGGTTTGGGATGAACTTGTTGCCTGAAGCTTGGGAATATGCAGCACCGACTTTAGCAACATGGGCTGTTGTTAGTGTGTTGTTTGGTGCTTCCTGTGCGATCGCCCAAACTGATATGAAAAAAATGGTAGCCTATAGTTCTATCGGACACATGGGTTATGTTTTGTTAGCAGCAGCAGCAGCAACACCATTAAGCGTCTTGGGTGCTGTCATGCAAATGATTAGCCACGGCTTAATTTCTGCCATGTTGTTTTTAGTGGTAGGAGTTGTGTATAAAAAAGCTGGTAGTCGTGACTTAGAAGTTATTAGGGGACTGCTGAACCCAGAAAGGGGAATGCCTGTCATCGGCTTCTTGATGGTTTTGGGAGTCATGGCCAGCGCAGGTATACCGGGAATGGTAGGGTTTATTTCCGAATTCATTGTTTTTAGGGGTAGTTTCGAGATTTTCCCAGTACAAACCCTAATTTCAATGCTAGGTACAGGCTTAACTGCGGTTTACTTCTTAATTCTCCTCAATCGTGCCTTTTTTGGGCGCTTGTCTGCACAAGTTACTAATTTACCACGGGTTTATTGGAGCGATCGCATTCCTGCATTTATCTTAGCTGTCTTAATAGTAGTTTTCGGCATCGAACCCTCTTGGTTAGTGCATTGGACAGAAGCTACTATTACAGCCATGGTAAATACTCAAAACCTAGTAGCTAAAATACTTTGAGATCAACTGACAAACAACAATTAAATTATCGATGCTAGAGATTGGGAAAGTTTACCTTGATATTCCCAATTCTAGTCTTCAATAGCAGTCCATATTATTGAGAAACTGTATATGATATTTTATTTACAAGTTCAATTAACTGGTACTACCGTTTTTATTAATAAATAAAAGTACTAAAAATTACTATTAATTATAAGAATTCTATTCAATACAGTGTTTAATCTTTGTTAAAATCTAGAAATACCCATACCTTGAATTATTGAAGAAATTTGGAGACATAGTAATGCTTAATATGAAAAATAAACCTGTTAATCATCCCTTAGTCGAATATATTCAACGGTTACAAACGGGTCAAGCATTACTTAAAGATAGTCCTGAAAATGTTTTAGAAGTTGTTGGTATTCTTAAAAGTTATGGTGTAGTTTTAGATGCCTATTCTAAAAATCTCATTTATATTGCTGAAAATCAATTTCTAGTAAATTTTCCCTTCTTTAAATATTTTGATGGCGAGATTTCTATCCAAAAATTATTTCGTCACTGGTGGCATGACAGAATTAATTTTGAATATGCAGAATATTGCATGAAAACCATGATGTGGCATGGTGGTGGCGGTTTAGATGCCTATTTAGATAGTCAGGAGTTTGCTGATATATGCAAAGTTGTGATTAATATTAAATTCAAAAATAACCCCTTCATGTTGGGTATACATCA
It encodes the following:
- a CDS encoding EutN/CcmL family microcompartment protein; this encodes MQIAKVRGTVVSTIQDPTLRGVKLLMLQLVDENGNLLPKYEVAADNSVGAGIDEWVLVSCGSAAREVPGNKQRPVDAAVVAIIDSIYVEDRLIYSKKDQYR
- a CDS encoding carbon dioxide-concentrating mechanism protein CcmK; translation: MSIAVGMVETLGFPAVVEAADAMVKAARVTLVGYEKIGSGRVTVIVRGDVSEVQASVAAGVDNVKRVNGGQVLSTHIIARPHENLEYVLPIRYTEDVEQFREGVNAIRPFGRRP
- a CDS encoding carbon dioxide-concentrating mechanism protein CcmK, whose translation is MPIAVGMIETKGFPAVVEAADAMVKAARVTLVGYEKIGSARVTVIVRGDVSEVQASVAAGIEAARRVNGGEVLSTHIIARPHENLEYVLPIRYTEAVEQFRT
- a CDS encoding NAD(P)H-quinone oxidoreductase subunit F, coding for MHEFLFFTSWFVPFYSLLGAILTLPWSIGIIQRTGPRPAAYLNSLTTLVAFFHSLFVFQDIWNRDPEILVITWFQSGDFNLTFALELSPVSIGAIVLITGLSLLAQIYALGYMEKDWSLARFFGLLGFFEAALTGLAISDSLFLSYALLEVLTLSTYLLVGFWYAQPLVVTAARDAFLTKRVGDLLLLMGVVVLSTQAGSLNYSDLYEWVQTADLNPFTSTLLGIALIAGPAGKCAQFPLHLWLDEAMEGPNPASVMRNSLVVGSGAYVLYKIQPLLALSPVALNALVVMGTVTALGATLVSIAQIDIKRALSHSTSAYMGLVFLAVGLQQGGVALMLLLTHAIAKALLFMSSGSIIYTTQSQDLTEMGGLWSRMPATTTAFVVGSAGMVTLLPLGSFWAMLAWADGLVKVSPWVIVVLLLVNGLTALNLTRVFRLIFWGNPQQKTRRAPEVGWQMAFPMVTLTILTLLLPLMLQQWYLLPDWESIDWYITLSLFTSTVLGVSIGSKIYLHKGWSRSTILGWRFVQDLLGYDFYIDRVYRLTIVSAVALLSKISSWCDRYLVDGIVNLVGFAAIFGGQSLKYSISGQSQGYMLTILVVISVLGFFISWSLGLLDKLPF
- a CDS encoding NADH-quinone oxidoreductase subunit M; the protein is MLSTLILLPLLGAALIGFYPSAISGKLARGVALAFAVIIFLWTVFLTIEFDPGEVGQQFAESLPWIDALGLNYNLGIDGLSLPLLLLNGVLTCIAIYSGDESIQRPRFYYSLVLLLSAGVIGAFLAQDLLLFFLFYELELIPLYLLIAIWGGAKRGYAATKFLIYTSVSGILILASFLGMVWLSDSPSFGLATLNTHTLPLGTQILLLVGILVGFGIKIPLVPFHTWLPDAHVEASTPISVLLAGILLKLGTYGLLRFGMNLLPEAWEYAAPTLATWAVVSVLFGASCAIAQTDMKKMVAYSSIGHMGYVLLAAAAATPLSVLGAVMQMISHGLISAMLFLVVGVVYKKAGSRDLEVIRGLLNPERGMPVIGFLMVLGVMASAGIPGMVGFISEFIVFRGSFEIFPVQTLISMLGTGLTAVYFLILLNRAFFGRLSAQVTNLPRVYWSDRIPAFILAVLIVVFGIEPSWLVHWTEATITAMVNTQNLVAKIL